CGCATGAGCTCGGTGTCGAGGAGATCACGCGTGTCGGAGGGTCGACACTGACCTCGCAGGCGGGCGGACCGAAGATCGCGTGGGTTGCGGAGGAGGAGCCCGAGGCCTGGGAACGCGCACGACGTCTGTACATGCCGGCGTCCTGGCTCGTCCGTCGGCTCACGGGAGCGTACGTGCTCGATCACCAGTCCGCCAGCCAGGTTTCTCCTCTCTACGACATCGAGGGGGAGCGGTGGCACGACCCGTGGTGGGAGCGGTACGCCGGGGGCATCGAGCAGCCGCGCCTGCAGTGGGCGGGGGAGATCGCCGGAGAGGTGACGGCTGAGGCAGAATCGGTCACCGGGATCCCTCTGGGAACGCCCGTGATCGCGGGGACGATCGATGCCTGGACGGAAGCTGTCAGCGTCGGCGCGCACGAGCCCGGCGACCTGATGCTGATGTACGGCACGACCATGTTCCTCGTGGCCACCGGTGAAGAGACCCTGCGGACCCCGTCCATGTGGACCACGGCGGGGGCCTTCGCCGGTACGCGTAGCCTCGCCGGCGGGCTGTCGACATCCGGGGCTCTGACCGCCTGGTTCAAAGGGCTGACCGGTGCCGACTATCCTGAACTGCTCGCCGAGGCTGCCGCGTCGGGTGCCGGAGCGCGCGGCCTTCTCGTGCTGCCCTACTTCGCGGGCGAGCGCACGCCGATCCAGGACCCGGACGCCCGGGGCGTGATCGCCGGGCTCACACTCGAGCACACGCGCGGCGACCTCTACCGAGCGATGCTAGAAGCGACCGCACTCGGTGTGCGGCACAAC
Above is a window of Microbacterium aurugineum DNA encoding:
- a CDS encoding FGGY-family carbohydrate kinase: MRCTLGVDIGTSSSKGVLVGPDGVIAASATRAHDVERPHSGWVEMDAAIWWEEFVAIVRELLAGVPEAEIVGVGVSGMGPCVLLVDERDAPVRPAILYGVDTRSTAQIERLTHELGVEEITRVGGSTLTSQAGGPKIAWVAEEEPEAWERARRLYMPASWLVRRLTGAYVLDHQSASQVSPLYDIEGERWHDPWWERYAGGIEQPRLQWAGEIAGEVTAEAESVTGIPLGTPVIAGTIDAWTEAVSVGAHEPGDLMLMYGTTMFLVATGEETLRTPSMWTTAGAFAGTRSLAGGLSTSGALTAWFKGLTGADYPELLAEAAASGAGARGLLVLPYFAGERTPIQDPDARGVIAGLTLEHTRGDLYRAMLEATALGVRHNVETMRAAGADIRRIVAVGGGTQGRLWLQVVSDVTGLVQEVPATTIGASYGAAFLAATATAVPDERPAITEWNPMSERIRPDDGLRPFYDSLFARYRRLYEGSRPVVHQLAAAQRGGSPLTPTPTPEES